Proteins from a genomic interval of Panthera tigris isolate Pti1 chromosome A2, P.tigris_Pti1_mat1.1, whole genome shotgun sequence:
- the THOC7 gene encoding THO complex subunit 7 homolog isoform X2: MGAVTDDEVIRKRLLIDGDGAGDDRRINLLVKSFIKWCNSGSQEEGYSQYQRMLSTLSQCEFSMGKTLLVYDMNLREMENYEKIYKEIECSIAGAHEKIAECKKQILQAKRIRKNRQEYDALAKVIQHHPDRHETLKELESLGKELEHLSHIKESVEDKLELRRKQFHVLLSTIHELQQTLENDEKLSEVEEAQETSMETDSKP; encoded by the exons ATGGGAGCCGTGACTGACG ACGAAGTCATACGGAAGCGCCTCCTAATTGATGGAGACGGCGCTGGAGATGATCGGAGAATCAATCTGCTAGTGAAAAGTTTCATTAAATGGTGCAACTCTGGGTCCCAGGAAGAGGG ATACAGCCAGTACCAACGTATGCTGAGCACGCTGTCCCAATGTGAATTTTCAATGGGGAAAACTTTGCTGGTATATGATATGAatctcagagaaatggaaaattatgaaaaaatttacaaagaaatag AATGTAGCATTGCAGGAGCACATGAAAAAATTGCTGAGTGCAAAAAGCAAATTCTTCAAGCAAAGCGAATACGAAAAAATCGCCAAG aATATGATGCTTTGGCAAAAGTGATCCAGCATCATCCAGACAGACATGAGACACTAAA ggaACTAGAGTCTCTGGGAAAAGAACTGGAGCATCTTTCACATATTAAAGAAAGTGTGGAAGATAAG CTGGAACTGAGACGGAAACAGTTTCACGTTCTACTTAGTACCATCCACGAACTTCAGCAAACGCTGGAAA ATGATGAAAAGCTCTCCGAAGTAGAAGAAGCTCAAGAAACCAGCATGGAAACAGACTCCAAGCCATAG
- the THOC7 gene encoding THO complex subunit 7 homolog isoform X3: MLSTLSQCEFSMGKTLLVYDMNLREMENYEKIYKEIECSIAGAHEKIAECKKQILQAKRIRKNRQEYDALAKVIQHHPDRHETLKELESLGKELEHLSHIKESVEDKLELRRKQFHVLLSTIHELQQTLENDEKLSEVEEAQETSMETDSKP, translated from the exons ATGCTGAGCACGCTGTCCCAATGTGAATTTTCAATGGGGAAAACTTTGCTGGTATATGATATGAatctcagagaaatggaaaattatgaaaaaatttacaaagaaatag AATGTAGCATTGCAGGAGCACATGAAAAAATTGCTGAGTGCAAAAAGCAAATTCTTCAAGCAAAGCGAATACGAAAAAATCGCCAAG aATATGATGCTTTGGCAAAAGTGATCCAGCATCATCCAGACAGACATGAGACACTAAA ggaACTAGAGTCTCTGGGAAAAGAACTGGAGCATCTTTCACATATTAAAGAAAGTGTGGAAGATAAG CTGGAACTGAGACGGAAACAGTTTCACGTTCTACTTAGTACCATCCACGAACTTCAGCAAACGCTGGAAA ATGATGAAAAGCTCTCCGAAGTAGAAGAAGCTCAAGAAACCAGCATGGAAACAGACTCCAAGCCATAG
- the THOC7 gene encoding THO complex subunit 7 homolog isoform X1 has protein sequence MLIFIGRSQNCYFLKADEVIRKRLLIDGDGAGDDRRINLLVKSFIKWCNSGSQEEGYSQYQRMLSTLSQCEFSMGKTLLVYDMNLREMENYEKIYKEIECSIAGAHEKIAECKKQILQAKRIRKNRQEYDALAKVIQHHPDRHETLKELESLGKELEHLSHIKESVEDKLELRRKQFHVLLSTIHELQQTLENDEKLSEVEEAQETSMETDSKP, from the exons ATGCTAATCTTCATTGGGAGGTCACAGAATTGCTATTTCCTAAAAGCAG ACGAAGTCATACGGAAGCGCCTCCTAATTGATGGAGACGGCGCTGGAGATGATCGGAGAATCAATCTGCTAGTGAAAAGTTTCATTAAATGGTGCAACTCTGGGTCCCAGGAAGAGGG ATACAGCCAGTACCAACGTATGCTGAGCACGCTGTCCCAATGTGAATTTTCAATGGGGAAAACTTTGCTGGTATATGATATGAatctcagagaaatggaaaattatgaaaaaatttacaaagaaatag AATGTAGCATTGCAGGAGCACATGAAAAAATTGCTGAGTGCAAAAAGCAAATTCTTCAAGCAAAGCGAATACGAAAAAATCGCCAAG aATATGATGCTTTGGCAAAAGTGATCCAGCATCATCCAGACAGACATGAGACACTAAA ggaACTAGAGTCTCTGGGAAAAGAACTGGAGCATCTTTCACATATTAAAGAAAGTGTGGAAGATAAG CTGGAACTGAGACGGAAACAGTTTCACGTTCTACTTAGTACCATCCACGAACTTCAGCAAACGCTGGAAA ATGATGAAAAGCTCTCCGAAGTAGAAGAAGCTCAAGAAACCAGCATGGAAACAGACTCCAAGCCATAG